One genomic segment of Strix aluco isolate bStrAlu1 chromosome 14, bStrAlu1.hap1, whole genome shotgun sequence includes these proteins:
- the IRX5 gene encoding iroquois-class homeodomain protein IRX-5 gives MSYPQGYLYQPSASLALYSCPAYSTSVISGPRTDELGRSSSGSAFSPYAGSTAFTAPSPGYNSHLQYGTDPAAAAAAAFTSYVGSPYDHTPGMAGSLGYHPYAAPLGSYPYGDPAYRKNATRDATATLKAWLNEHRKNPYPTKGEKIMLAIITKMTLTQVSTWFANARRRLKKENKMTWTPRNRSEDEEEEENIDLEKNDEDEPQKLDEKGDPDTPDTGAADPKAAPGCERLQESPGPREAEGGLSDSDCKEPAEERLDGPPAPPKAPGSSPLGPCPAGRGLPPAGGEEPPPYRPPSAAAGPPHAADLHPLLPAATGASVIHSPQQAALAKPKLWSLAEIATSADKAKEAGGEAAPPGPAVLGGGGPSRSPPRPRSPAAQCPFPNGAVLPRPLYYTAPFYPGYTNYGSFGALHGHPAGGPAAAAPGAHFNGLNQTVLSRAESLAKDTKMIRSQSQVDLCKDSPYELKKGMSNI, from the exons ATGTCGTATCCTCAGGGTTACTTGTACCAGCCGTCAGCGTCCTTGGCTCTCTACTCCTGCCCGGCGTACAGCACCAGCGTGATCTCCGGACCCAGGACCGATGAACTTGGGAGATCTTCTTCGGGATCCGCTTTTTCCCCTTATGCCGGATCTACCGCCTTTACCGCCCCTTCCCCGGGTTACAACTCCCACCTCCAGTACGGCACCgacccggccgccgccgccgccgccgccttcacTTCCTACGTG ggCTCGCCCTACGACCACACGCCGGGCATGGCCGGCTCCCTGGGGTACCACCCGTACGCGGCGCCGCTCGGCTCCTACCCCTACGGGGACCCCGCGTACCGCAAGAACGCGACGCGGGACGCCACGGCCACCCTCAAGGCCTGGCTCAACGAGCACCGGAAAAACCCCTACCCCACCAAGGGCGAGAAGATCATGCTGGCCATCATCACCAAAATGACCCTCACCCAGGTCTCCACCTGGTTCGCCAACGCGCGGCGGCGGCtcaaaaaggagaacaaaatgaCCTGGACCCCGCGGAACCGCAGCgaggacgaggaggaagaggagaacatCGACCTGGAGAAAAACGACGAGGACGAGCCCCAGAAACTGGACGAGAAGGGGGACCCCGACACGCCGGACACAG gagcGGCGGATCCCAAGGCAGCGCCGGGCTGCGAGCGCCTCCAGGAGTCCCCCGGCCCCCGGGAGGCCGAGGGCGGCCTCAGCGACTCGGATTGCAAAGAGCCGGCGGAGGAGCGGCTCGAcgggccgcccgccccccccaagGCGCCCGGCTCGTCCCCGCTGGGGCCGTGCCCGGCGGGCCGCGGGCTGCCGCCGGCGGGCGGCGAGGAGCCCCCGCCGTAccgcccgccctccgccgccgccgggccgccgcaCGCCGCCGACCTGCACCCGCTGCTGCCCGCCGCCACCGGCGCCTCCGTCATCCACTCGCCGCAGCAGGCGGCCCTCGCCAAGCCCAAGCTCTGGTCGCTGGCCGAGATCGCCACCTCGGCGGACAAGGCGAAGGAGGCCGGCGGCGAGgcggcgccccccggccccgccgtgctgggcggcggcggcccgtCGCGCTCGCCTCCGCGGCCGCGCTCGCCCGCGGCGCAGTGCCCCTTCCCCAACGGGGCGGTCCTGCCGCGGCCGCTCTACTACACGGCGCCCTTCTACCCCGGGTACACGAACTACGGCTCCTTCGGGGCCCTGCACGGGCAccccgccggcggccccgctgccgccgcccccggcGCCCACTTCAATGGATTAAACCAGACTGTCCTCAGCAGAGCCGAGAGCCTGGCTAAAGACACTAAAATGATCCGGAGCCAGTCCCAAGTAGACCTTTGCAAAGACTCACCTTACGAACTGAAGAAAGGTATGTCCAACATTTAA